From Prochlorococcus marinus XMU1419, a single genomic window includes:
- the argS gene encoding arginine--tRNA ligase: protein MLTILKELTNNFEQSLLDSLKKNDKEREFEILRKNLITQSSKEEFGDYQCNVCLSLSKIYKKKPRDISNDFINLLNKNKSISKLCKSLEIAGPGFINIKLKDEVLINEIKSNIQCQRAGVPQITKDLDSLLSNKVIIDFSSPNIAKEMHVGHLRSTIIGDSISRIFELRGYQVLRLNHVGDWGTQFGMLITQLKDLYSNDLEEIGKIKISDLVEFYKESKKRFDNESEFQQRSREEVVKLQSGDIKSIKAWKLLCDQSRKEFDEIYKNLKIKIEERGESFYNPFLKSVIEDLNLKKLLVEDEGAKCVFLDGMTNKEGKPLPLIIQKKDGGFNYATTDLAAIRYRFNKPPNGDNASRIIYVTDHGQANHFTGVFQVAKKAKWIPENCQVDHVPFGLVQGIDGKKLKTREGETIRLKDLLKEAVRRAKEDLLKRLEVENRYETEDFIENTSRIIGLGAVKYADLSQNRITNYQFSFDKMLSLNGNTAPYLLYTLVRIAGIKRKNDFVYYSKDLQYINYEHKSEWKLIRKLLKFDEVIISIEKDLMPNRLCNYLFELCQTFNRFYDQVQILKEEKYIKISRLNLCDLTAKTLKLSLELLGIETLERM from the coding sequence ATGCTAACCATTTTAAAAGAATTAACAAATAACTTTGAACAATCTCTTTTAGATAGTCTTAAAAAAAATGATAAAGAAAGAGAGTTCGAAATTCTTAGAAAAAATTTAATTACACAATCATCAAAAGAAGAATTTGGTGATTATCAATGTAATGTTTGTTTAAGTTTATCTAAAATATATAAAAAGAAACCAAGAGATATTTCTAATGATTTTATTAACCTTTTAAATAAAAATAAAAGCATATCAAAATTATGTAAAAGTCTAGAAATAGCTGGACCTGGATTTATAAATATAAAATTAAAAGATGAAGTTCTAATAAATGAAATTAAATCAAATATTCAATGCCAAAGGGCTGGAGTACCTCAAATTACAAAAGATTTAGATAGTTTATTATCAAATAAAGTCATCATAGATTTTTCTAGTCCTAATATTGCTAAAGAAATGCATGTGGGGCATTTAAGGTCAACAATAATAGGAGATTCAATATCCAGAATTTTCGAGTTAAGAGGTTATCAAGTATTAAGACTAAATCATGTTGGCGATTGGGGAACGCAATTTGGAATGCTTATTACACAGCTAAAAGATTTATATTCAAATGATTTAGAAGAGATAGGTAAAATCAAGATAAGTGATTTAGTTGAATTTTATAAAGAATCAAAAAAAAGATTTGATAATGAATCTGAATTCCAACAAAGATCTAGAGAGGAAGTAGTTAAGTTACAAAGTGGAGATATTAAATCGATTAAAGCTTGGAAATTATTATGTGATCAATCTAGAAAAGAATTTGATGAAATCTATAAAAATTTAAAAATAAAAATAGAAGAAAGAGGTGAATCTTTTTATAATCCCTTCTTAAAATCAGTTATTGAGGATTTAAATTTAAAAAAATTATTAGTAGAAGATGAAGGAGCAAAATGTGTATTTTTAGATGGGATGACTAATAAAGAAGGCAAACCTTTACCGCTAATTATTCAAAAAAAAGATGGAGGTTTTAACTATGCCACCACAGATCTTGCTGCTATAAGATACAGATTCAATAAACCTCCTAATGGGGATAATGCTTCGAGAATTATTTATGTAACTGATCATGGACAAGCAAATCATTTTACTGGAGTATTTCAAGTAGCAAAAAAAGCAAAATGGATCCCAGAAAATTGTCAAGTAGACCATGTCCCTTTTGGTTTAGTTCAAGGAATTGATGGGAAAAAACTAAAAACAAGGGAAGGTGAAACAATACGTTTAAAAGATTTATTAAAAGAAGCAGTTAGAAGAGCAAAAGAAGATTTATTGAAAAGATTAGAAGTTGAAAATCGTTATGAGACAGAAGATTTTATTGAAAATACTTCAAGAATCATTGGATTAGGAGCTGTTAAGTATGCAGATTTAAGCCAAAATAGGATTACTAATTATCAATTTAGTTTTGATAAAATGCTTTCCCTGAATGGCAATACGGCACCTTATTTGTTATATACACTTGTAAGAATTGCAGGAATTAAAAGAAAAAATGATTTTGTTTATTACTCTAAAGATTTGCAATATATAAATTATGAACATAAATCTGAGTGGAAACTTATCAGAAAATTACTTAAGTTCGATGAAGTCATAATATCTATTGAAAAAGACTTAATGCCAAATAGATTATGCAATTATCTGTTTGAGCTATGTCAAACTTTTAATAGATTCTATGATCAAGTTCAGATACTCAAAGAAGAAAAAT
- the nadC gene encoding carboxylating nicotinate-nucleotide diphosphorylase — translation MDLNTPTISKIIDNWIDEDIGRGDLTSSSITEENGNAYWIAKEEGIFCGVEIIKEIFKKIDLKISPKFNISDGDKFVKDQKLLEIYGPSKSLLASERISLNIAMHLSGISTYTKKLVDKLEGTNIKLADTRKTTPGLRIFEKYAFKCGGGVNHRMGLYDAAMIKENHIAWTDNLKNAVQKIRLNSPFTTHIIIEAENIEQAKEAVLAGADSVLLDELSPEIITKNVQELRDLSINTLKKEVNKNLIIEVSGINPEEISKYLIKGIDLISTSSSITKSDWIDLSMRYIN, via the coding sequence GTGGATCTGAATACTCCAACAATAAGTAAGATCATTGATAATTGGATCGATGAAGATATAGGTAGGGGAGATTTAACAAGTTCCTCTATTACAGAAGAGAATGGTAACGCATATTGGATTGCAAAAGAGGAGGGTATATTTTGTGGGGTTGAGATTATAAAAGAAATTTTTAAAAAAATTGATTTAAAAATCAGTCCAAAATTTAATATCTCTGATGGAGATAAATTTGTTAAAGATCAAAAACTCTTAGAAATATATGGACCTTCAAAAAGTTTACTCGCTAGTGAAAGGATCAGCTTAAATATAGCAATGCATTTATCTGGAATATCAACATATACAAAGAAACTTGTAGATAAGTTAGAAGGCACAAATATAAAATTAGCAGATACTAGAAAAACGACTCCTGGCTTAAGAATATTTGAAAAATATGCATTCAAATGCGGAGGTGGAGTAAATCATAGAATGGGATTATACGATGCAGCTATGATAAAAGAAAATCATATTGCATGGACAGATAATCTTAAGAACGCAGTACAAAAAATCCGCCTAAATTCGCCTTTTACAACTCATATCATAATTGAAGCTGAGAATATCGAACAGGCAAAAGAAGCAGTATTAGCAGGAGCAGATAGTGTTTTATTAGATGAACTTAGTCCTGAAATAATCACAAAAAACGTTCAAGAATTAAGAGATTTATCAATTAATACATTAAAAAAAGAAGTCAATAAAAATTTGATAATAGAAGTTTCTGGAATAAACCCTGAAGAAATTAGTAAATATCTAATAAAAGGTATTGATTTGATTTCAACAAGTTCTTCAATTACCAAAAGTGATTGGATTGATTTAAGTATGCGTTATATTAATTAA
- the mnmE gene encoding tRNA uridine-5-carboxymethylaminomethyl(34) synthesis GTPase MnmE, whose product MDSIVTTEDTIAAIASAISIGKGGVAIIRVSGKDSINSCKNIVQTKSKYAWESHRVFHGFIKENKQNKFIDEVLILVMKSPNSFTGEDVVELHCHGGIILVNKVLKILLSSNSRIRLANPGEFSQRAFLNGKIDLTQAESINQLINASNIRSAELAFSGVQGEIKKKIDDIKNDLINQLCEIEARVDFEEDFTDFDYAKYLKNIKKVKEKIELLIENSKRNSYIHNGISIALIGKTNVGKSSLLNLLAKKEKAIVTNIPGTTRDVIEVNLNINDIPMKIIDTAGIRDTHEQIESIGIKKSFGKIKESDFIIYIYSLEEGFNEEDKKILKEIPKEKLITIVGNKKDLIDSNIINSNGLKNIILMSIKNNDGERLLIDTIIKKCELKQLENINIFLNERHLTNLSACLSNLNDTDAIVKNRLPFDLLSIELRDGIQNLSKITGQELTEELLDNIFSKFCIGK is encoded by the coding sequence ATGGATTCTATAGTTACTACAGAAGATACGATAGCCGCAATTGCTTCAGCTATAAGTATAGGGAAAGGAGGAGTTGCGATAATAAGAGTATCAGGGAAAGACTCAATAAATTCTTGCAAAAATATTGTTCAAACTAAATCAAAATATGCATGGGAATCACATAGAGTTTTTCACGGTTTTATTAAGGAAAATAAACAAAATAAATTTATAGATGAAGTTTTAATTTTAGTAATGAAATCACCGAATAGCTTTACAGGAGAGGATGTTGTTGAACTACATTGCCATGGAGGTATTATCTTAGTAAATAAAGTTCTCAAGATATTATTATCAAGTAATTCTAGAATTAGACTTGCAAATCCAGGAGAATTTAGTCAAAGAGCTTTTCTGAATGGGAAAATAGACCTTACTCAAGCCGAGTCAATTAACCAATTAATTAACGCAAGCAATATCAGATCAGCAGAGTTAGCTTTTAGCGGGGTTCAAGGAGAAATAAAGAAAAAAATTGATGATATTAAAAATGACCTTATAAATCAACTTTGTGAGATAGAAGCGAGAGTTGATTTTGAAGAAGACTTTACAGATTTTGATTACGCCAAGTATCTAAAAAACATCAAAAAAGTGAAAGAAAAAATAGAGTTACTCATAGAAAATTCAAAAAGAAATTCATATATTCATAATGGGATTTCTATCGCACTTATAGGTAAAACAAATGTTGGTAAAAGTTCTTTACTAAATTTGCTTGCAAAAAAAGAGAAAGCAATCGTAACTAATATTCCTGGAACGACAAGAGATGTTATTGAAGTGAATTTAAATATTAATGACATCCCAATGAAAATAATTGATACTGCTGGCATAAGAGACACTCATGAACAAATTGAAAGTATTGGAATTAAAAAAAGTTTTGGGAAAATAAAAGAGTCAGATTTCATAATTTATATTTATAGTCTTGAAGAAGGATTTAATGAAGAAGACAAAAAAATATTAAAAGAAATCCCTAAAGAAAAATTAATAACTATTGTGGGTAATAAAAAAGATTTAATTGACTCTAATATTATTAATTCAAATGGGTTAAAAAACATAATTCTTATGAGCATTAAGAATAATGATGGTGAAAGATTATTAATCGACACAATCATAAAAAAATGCGAATTAAAACAATTAGAAAATATCAATATATTTTTAAACGAAAGACATCTAACGAATTTGTCTGCTTGCCTATCAAATTTAAATGATACTGATGCAATAGTTAAAAATAGATTGCCATTTGATTTGTTATCAATAGAACTTAGAGATGGTATTCAAAACTTATCTAAAATAACTGGTCAAGAATTAACAGAGGAGCTTCTAGATAATATTTTTTCTAAGTTTTGTATTGGTAAATAA
- a CDS encoding DUF2062 domain-containing protein translates to MRSKRDINYKKILSLFWKQNGSPLFNAKGLAIGVFSGCFPFFGFQTLIGVFFAKLAKGNIVLAAIGTWISNPFTYVPLYYFNYKIGSILIKNSSNKIIEKNLAIHDLWKQGSIFSIKLLLGSTCVGLLFAFIAGSIAFVIYNTKNNR, encoded by the coding sequence ATGAGATCTAAAAGAGATATTAACTATAAGAAAATTCTATCATTATTTTGGAAACAGAATGGAAGTCCTTTGTTTAATGCTAAAGGTTTAGCTATAGGTGTATTTAGTGGCTGCTTTCCATTTTTTGGGTTTCAGACGTTAATAGGGGTATTTTTTGCAAAACTGGCTAAGGGAAATATTGTTTTAGCTGCAATTGGTACTTGGATTAGCAACCCTTTTACTTATGTTCCACTTTATTATTTTAATTATAAAATTGGTTCTATTCTTATAAAAAATTCTTCTAATAAAATCATTGAAAAAAATTTGGCTATTCATGACTTATGGAAACAAGGTAGTATTTTTTCAATAAAATTACTTTTAGGTTCAACTTGTGTAGGTTTGTTATTTGCTTTTATTGCAGGTAGTATTGCTTTTGTGATTTACAACACAAAAAACAATAGATAG